The genomic region aaaactcttttttaaaaaatagtactataaaactatttttttcgttaaatatgttaattgcaaagtgatttcaaaaaatatatttcagttggagatataattattttttttacaagtatgaaatctatatttttttagaccACAAGAATTCTCTATTAGAAATAATCTTATTCATTCCAAACAAAACTATGGTAGGAAGTAAAGTTTTCCTTTCAAGTATTTAATAGAGTTACATATTTAGGATTCAAATATTAGATCATcagttaaattaaaacaatctcACACTAGTTAATTCATGTATTTCGTGGTAGTATATGAAATCTATACTTATACAACCaagaattacatttttataattttttaggatTTGTTTACTATATTAGATGACTTCacctaaatattttatttgacatGATTTACCAGTAATTCAATGGTAAATTATCAAcggaaattatgattttatccaTGAATGTGTAAAAAGTCTTGCAATTAAGCCATGATGTATAACTTAATGACAAAATAATACATGAACTTTacaatttaatgacaaattatACTTTAACTTTACAACTATCTTAACTTTACAATTTAATGTCAAATTGATCATTGaatattataacttaataataaaatgatttcatgaaatctttaaaaaaaatattttcatgaaacGGTATGacataattactttttatttattcaaagactaaattagaatttttattcttttaaagttGTCACCAATTTACACATTCAAATACCATTTATCCTTAATTCAAAAATGTTTTACCTAAATTAATCACTCTTTTGGTATCTGCCaatttaatataacatctatgatttaatatttaaatttcaatttaattttaaattaagattaGTTAgtataagtaatattttttgaaagaataaaaaaatattattaaagataaaataaaataattattatagcaaatattgtgtaatttaatatgaaataaaacatatcttaaaaatcttttctcttaaaattatataaagtcTATGTAAAATTCGATAACtttacaaactattttttaaaatgttctaTTTCTATTCATGAATGTAAAATActtgtattataatttatttataaattaatattattaaaaaaatatcttatgcttaaaaatatttataattataatattagaaaattatcTTGTTGTTAAAATATCAATACAAGTTAAGATCAGAGacttaattggaaaaaaaaaatacatggacctaataaaaaaaattaccaaataGTTGAACAActtgtaaattaatttatcttCTTATAAAAACATTCTAATTTATTGAGAATAATGATTgacaaaattattgtaaaaataagcatttaatttttatacatatgaaaaaaaattacattatcaattaatcaaaaataatttttaaaaaagtatcataaaaaataataaattttttaaatgtactAATGTGTGattaaatgattatataataatatcaagGAGGTTTAACTTAGTTGATTGAACATCATGCATAtgctattataaatttattgatacttttttttcatttctatgaGTAAAAAATGgctatataattcttttttcatttattgaTATGTGATTAAACAAATCTATAAACTATAGAGTAAATTACATGGACTATCCTTGAAGTTTTTTCCTTACTTCACTTAATGGCCCTACCTTTTTTGAACCCTACAAAAAATTCATTatgtttttttggattttgttaCATCGACTCCCCCCTCAAGTGTAAACCATTACATTGACTCCTTCTTAAGTGTAAAAAGTGTTACATCAACCCCTTAAGAGGCTCATAGTAATGTGAATAATGAAGTATTGAATGTATTAAGAGCAAACTTTTGGAGCTTtatggaatttattttaaattactccCTTCGTCTCTATTTATAAGATATAGTCAATACTTTTTTTATCCCTTATTATAAGATTTCATTTCATCTCTCTtgtgcttttatttatttatttaataaaatgccctaaattattattttttttctcttctatggagATCGATGAGTAAGTTCTCAgtaaaattaaggataaatttgaaaatattataattatagacaaatttaatgttaatgattaaatgaactaactttcttaataagcctaaattaatcaattatatctTATAGTAATTACGGATGAGGGAGTATAATCTATTTTACAtacatatttaacttttttagatttttttggaTAGACGCTCACAATTAGGtttctgaaagatgaaaaattaaaattttatctcaaaatgtgtaaaaagtgcgacaaattaGTCTTACTGTTAGTTTTTTCCATTAACTCAACCAATCGTGCCTATATGATAGTTAATGGTTGTCACATGTTATTCACGTgtcaaaaaattaactttttaatttgttatctgAACTTAACAACTTACTATCATTTTAGCCCTAGACTTATTTACTGATAATTTGGTCCTTGAATAATAATGCATCATTACTAAATAATAACTTATGGAGGTAATAACAGTGATAAATAATTTCCATTGAGGGTTTGATGttgttagaaaataataatttgatgtTGTTAGAGGTAAGAGTCTTCGATTCAAGAACAACACGTCAAATGAATATATGTTGGACCTTTAATGGGTAAAAAATAACCCAAActaacttgtattttttttttctaattttttagtaGGTCGACTTGCATACTCGTGGTAAACTCACAAGTCTACCAAGTTTgcataaaatttatcaaatttacctagagttgattaaaaaaagaatttatacatGAGTTAATTTGTAAAAGATATGTGAATAGATAAGAGTTAAAGACATAATTCATGAGTTTGATAATCATATTCACACtaacgttatgaccattcacACGTAATCACGATCATTAGATTTAATGTTGGATACATAATGGTAGgatgaattttcattttttaatatcctAATTTTCAGCGCctaataaattcaaaacaaatttaagtatttatcaatttattttaataaaaaaagggtGCCTAAACAGGGGGCAGTTCGAACGGGTGGGAagtgaaaaaagattaaaaaattgtgGAGACGGAGCATCACCGCTGGTGGTGGGTCCACACAACGCTattatattattcaaataaaacaatactaataataatgtaaaaaatagagGTTGAAGAAGCAAGCACCAACGTGAATACCCTAATTCGGAGGGTTTCAGTTTTCGCCCTCTTTTCTCATCTCCAACATCTTCGTCGTCACGGAGGTACGGTCCCTTACTCAAAACCCTTTTTCATAGTAAATCTGAAACCTCATGCATTGGATTCAAATCCGTAAGATGGAACCATCTGTTTTCGATTTGCAATATGTTTGGTGTTTTCTTTTGGGGTTTTGTTCGGTAAATGGGTTTTGGTTGCTCACTCCAAAAGTTTCCATCTTGggttgatttgatttgtttattcataaattttgtGAACTGCATCGGGGTGTTTTCGTTGGTTTATGTGTTAATATGCTATTTGAGTTGGGTTCTTTCCTGGTTTGACTAGAAAGTTGAATCTGTGTTGACTGTTATTGACATGTTACTTTTTTCCCCTGATTTTGAAGCACTTTTCAGTTACAGGTCTAACAAATTTTCGATTTCCAGAATAAAATGGAAAACgaaagaaagattttttttttttttcaagttttggcGAGACTTTGGTGGTTACTTCACTTGTtgaatttgtttcttttctattttggaTTGATTGGTTTTATTTTCTTAGTACTTTCGGATGGTTCAATTAAAAGTGCCTACTATTTAtgggcaattttttttttctcacttaaatCTCATTTTTTGTGTGGAGTTTCCACATGTCAGGCTGATTGGTGCATACTAATTGTAGATAGGTTAAACTTTTCCTTTCTTATCACTGCTGTATTTTCAGTTTTGAgtctaggtttttttttaaaatttaatttgaatgtacttgtaCTGTGATCCAATTACAGATTGCCATTTATGaaaagtttattaacttttataatagttATGCTATACTTGAGGTGATTTTTGATTGGTTGGAAGTGTAAAAATCTTTACACTGACCATACaggaaaattaaattcttttttatgagggaaagtatatatttttcatattctttttatttactgAATGCATGCTTATTGTAGTGTTTTGCATAAATATTATGACATGCAGGAACAACCTTTATTATAAGGTTTTGAGAAATGCTTTTGGAGCTGTTGTTTGCTTGCTTATTCAATTACTCATGAAACATTGCACtatggaaattttttatttatttaagaaaatgaaaaactcaCCActgtttctcttttttctttttcaacataGTCCAGAAATTTAGCTTTGTTTGAGCCATTGTATGCAAATAAGATCTTACATAGTTATTCCAGCAGTCTCTCTCGTGCATGTCTTGTGTAGTTTTTTCGCTTGCTGcttctttgttattttattttcatcaccAAATATGATGCCATCTCAGCTTGTGGAGAGCTCAACTCTCAAGTTTAAtactataattttatgattgtcTATCAACTCTGGGAAGAATATCATTGCATATATAAGGGCGCCAGATACCAGGGTGTTATTTATAATGCCCTGATATCTCTAAACCTTTAACTAGTAGTTTCACTTCCGATGTATGGCACACCACCATCATCTATCCATCTGTATTAATTTTAATGGGCTAAATTTGCTATTCTGATTCCTTCATTGGTTCAGTAGGGGTTCACCAGACATATCCAGTAACATTTAACATGAATAAACTCCTCAACTACTCACTGTGCCTCCTTCCTAGCCTAAACCCCACCACCATTGTCTAAGTTCTGAATGTTTCCCTTTCTTCCCATTTGCACTGTTGTCATTATCAATTTTGTCAGTCCTTGCTTTCCCAACTTTTCTGCTGCACTCCACCATCAATCTCCTTCTCGgtagattttttttcctatccTGTAAATAGTTTTTGGGTTTTCACACTTTTTATTGTTGATTGAATCCTCATAACCTGGAGACTTTTGGGTTGGTGTTATTTCCTTGTTTGATGAATCATCCACGGTAAAGTTTACCTCTTCGTGTTCTTAAACTTTGCTGTTATATAACTGAGCTGTTATTAATTTGTAGgctctttctttcttaatcaaccTGGATACTATAGTTGTGTTATTAAATAGAGTGACAGGGGAGGAGAGAGAGTGTGTATCTGAAAAACAAAGGATAATAAAACTATGAATAGATATGTTGGATATCATTcataaaaatttgttaatggATGAATTGgatatttatcaatttaaacAGGTCATGGGTAGATAGTAGATtggataatttaaaatttacttgATGGATCTTAAATGGGTTTTTCCCCTCAATATAATCCAAATCCAAAATACATCCACTTCATCTGTTTCCCACCCCTAAACACTGCCAACAGGCTTAGTTATTTTTAAgtcatgttttttgttttaacagaTGCATCATTGCATATTTaacttgtttataaaaaaaaaagaattcaatCATGATTCAATGCCCATTAGAGGCTAAAATAGATTGTGGTCTATATGGTGGTTAACTGGTTAAGTTTCTGTTTGCTGAATTTGCTACTTTGTCTCTCTGTTATGTTTTATAGGCTAGTCTTCCTGTTATCACAAACAATGTCTGACGGTCAAGAATCAGACAAGAATATTGAGATATGGAAGATCAAGAAATTGATAAAGGCATTGGAAGCTGCTCGAGGTAATGGTACCAGCATGATTTCTCTGATAATGCCTCCACGTGATCAAATATCTCGGGTCACTAAGATGTTGGGAGATGAATTTGGAACTGCTTCAAACATCAAAAGTAGGGTGAACCGACAGTCTGTGTTGGGAGCCATTACTTCTGCTCAGCAGAGGTTGAAACTATATAACAAGGTCCCTCCAAATGGTTTGGTTCTTTACACTGGAACCATTGTCACTGAAGATGGCAAGGAAAAGAAGGTGACAATTGATTTTGAGCCTTTCAAGCCTATCAATGCATCACTGTACCTCTGTGATAACAAGTTTCACACAGAAGCTCTAAATGAACTTTTAGAATCTGATGACAAGTTTGGTTTCATTGTGATGGATGGAAATGGCACCCTTTTTGGGACTTTAAGTGGAAACACTCGTGAGGTACTTCACAAATTTACTGTTGATCTACCAAAGAAGCATGGTAGAGGAGGTCAATCAGCTTTGCGTTTTGCTCGTCTTAGGATGGAAAAGCGGCACAACTATGTTAGGAAAACAGCAGAATATGCTACTCAGTATTTCATCAATACTGCCACCAGTCAACCTAATGTTTCTGGACTTATACTTGCTGGTTCTGCTGACTTCAAGACTGAGCTAAGTCAGTCAGATATGTTTGACCCTCGATTGCaagcaaaaatattaaatgtggtAGATGTTTCTTATGGTGGGGAAAATGGATTCAATCAAGCTATTGAGCTATCTGCTGAGATTTTATCAAATGTGAAGTTCATTCAAGAGAAACGCTTGATAGGGAAATATTTTGAAGAGATCAGCCAGGACACTGGGAAATATGTCTTTGGGGTTGAGGACACTTTGAAGGCACTGGAGATGGGTGCTGTGGAAACACTCATTGTATGggaaaatttggatattaatagGTATGTGCTGAAAAATGGTACTACTAGTGAGATTATCATAAAACACTTGAACAAGGAACAAGATGCTGATCAAAGCAACTTCCGTGATTCAGCCACCTCTGCAGAGTTGGAAGTTCAGGAGAAGATGCCCTTGCTTGAGTGGTTTGCCAATGAGTACAAAAAATTTGGATGCTCCTTGGAATTTGTGACCAACAAATCTCAAGAGGGGTCACAATTCTGCAGAGGGTTTGGTGGCATTGGTGGAATTCTTCGTTACCAGCTTGACATCAGATCATTTGATGAGTTATCTGATGATGAAGTGTATGAGGATTCTGATTAAGTGCCTGGTACTGCAGAACCCTTACTTTGTTTTGGATGATTGCGTCCTCCAAGCATGATTTGGATACTATTGATTATGGTTCTAAGACTTAGACTTTGCCCTTTGGTTTTTGATCCATAAGATGTGTAGCATTCACTTttttcctttcctctgcttcatACATTTTGCTATTTTGTTACTCAATGTATGCTTATGGCAACTCTGCCAGATTATGCGCTGATTCTTCAAGAAATAGCACTCAGGAAGTCATGATTCgaagtgttttattttattctcttgtGATATCTAGATGAAGGTGGCTTCTGGATTTTATAGTATTTATTGGTTACATGATTCAAAATCAAATAACTCGTATTGAAGTCTTGTTAgagtttttaaaagtaattattgattaaaattcaagCAAATCTAAGCACATGTTAACACAATGCAGCTTGAATTAGTTATATACTACTTCCTTTCCTATATAcaagactttttttattttattatgtttctttttataaaatcatcttattaattatttttatcctataatactcttaattaattataatattctcTCTCCAAACATTAATTATTCATTGATGAGAAACAGAAATGAAggataaatttgaatgaagaatataataattgataaatttaataaaaaatataataattgataaatttaatgtgattaaataaataattttttttaaaagatataaattagttaaaagagTCTTAGGAATaagtatattctttttttttaagatatataagttttatatgttttttcacCTACTTATTGCGTAGTGTGAGTTTAAGAACGAAGAAGAAaccaatattattaatataccaGTTTAAGAGATTTTAATTAATCTAGATTTCAATCGAAAAATGCataaagtttcataaaaaattattttaactaacatattaattacttattttcagTTTGGAATTGTCTTTTGTTTGTTATACATACTTATAGCCctatagaaaatttaattaacctTGGGCTAGAGGGACATAAGAAAAGAGcggtttattattataaaaattaaattaaaatataccaattaaaaatataaaaaaaaaatgaacccgACTCTCCCTaaatttttggaataaaataGTACAGCAAGCGCATGGCATGAGTTGAATTTTTGCAAATAAAAAGCAATGTGTGAGTGGTGTAAAACTAGCATGAA from Glycine soja cultivar W05 chromosome 16, ASM419377v2, whole genome shotgun sequence harbors:
- the LOC114390411 gene encoding eukaryotic peptide chain release factor subunit 1-3-like, which produces MSDGQESDKNIEIWKIKKLIKALEAARGNGTSMISLIMPPRDQISRVTKMLGDEFGTASNIKSRVNRQSVLGAITSAQQRLKLYNKVPPNGLVLYTGTIVTEDGKEKKVTIDFEPFKPINASLYLCDNKFHTEALNELLESDDKFGFIVMDGNGTLFGTLSGNTREVLHKFTVDLPKKHGRGGQSALRFARLRMEKRHNYVRKTAEYATQYFINTATSQPNVSGLILAGSADFKTELSQSDMFDPRLQAKILNVVDVSYGGENGFNQAIELSAEILSNVKFIQEKRLIGKYFEEISQDTGKYVFGVEDTLKALEMGAVETLIVWENLDINRYVLKNGTTSEIIIKHLNKEQDADQSNFRDSATSAELEVQEKMPLLEWFANEYKKFGCSLEFVTNKSQEGSQFCRGFGGIGGILRYQLDIRSFDELSDDEVYEDSD